In one Lycium barbarum isolate Lr01 chromosome 7, ASM1917538v2, whole genome shotgun sequence genomic region, the following are encoded:
- the LOC132603206 gene encoding uncharacterized membrane protein At1g16860-like, producing MGSRFPSHKLGNGLYVSGRPEQPKEKAPTMSSVAMPYTGGDIKKSGELGKMFDIPTGGARKSGPINNAPTRTGSFGGAASHSGQLNSSNRMVSGGTGSVSLKKTNSGPLNKHGEPIRKSSGPQPGGAPVGSRQNSGPIPPVLPTTGLITSGPISSGPLNSAGAPRKVSGPLDSTGSIKLQSSIVNNQAVTKLSHGEEYSFRKSFPKSILWSIILLFVMGFIAGGFILGAVHNPILLVVVVILFAIVAAVFTWNTCYGRSAIVGFISQYPDAELRTAKDGQFVKVSGVVTCGNVPLESAFQKVPRCVYTSTSLYEYRGWDSKAANPEHRRFTWGLRSLERHVTDFYISDFQSGLRALVKTGYGARVTPYVDESVVVDINPSNRDMSPDFIRWLTARNLSSDDRIMRLKEGYIKEGSTVSVMGVVQRNDNVLMIVPPPEPFSTGCQWAKCILPASLDGVVLRCEDSSKIDVIPV from the exons ATGGGTTCTCGGTTCCCATCTCATAAGTTGGGCAATGGCCTTTATGTATCTGGCCGGCCTGAACAGCCAAAAGAAAAGGCTCCAACTATGAGTTCAGTTGCCATGCCTTATACTGGTGGTGATATCAAAAAGTCCGGAGAACTCGGGAAAATGTTTGATATCCCAACTGGAGGGGCACGGAAATCCGGACCTATTAACAATGCCCCAACAAGAACGGGATCATTTGGTGGTGCTGCTTCTCATTCCGGTCAACTAAACTCAAGCAACCGCATGGTTTCTGGTGGTACTGGATCTGTTTCTTTGAAAAAGACAAACTCTGGGCCTCTAAATAAACACGGGGAGCCTATAAGGAAGTCGAGTGGGCCCCAACCTGGAGGGGCTCCTGTTGGTTCCCGCCAAAATTCTGGCCCGATTCCTCCAGTTCTACCTACCACGGGCCTCATTACATCCGGGCCCATTTCTTCAGGCCCACTAAATTCAGCTGGTGCTCCGCGGAAGGTGTCAGGTCCGTTGGATTCCACTGGCTCAATCAAGCTACAGAGTTCTATTGTTAATAACCAGGCGGTTACTAAGCTAAGCCATGGTGAAGAATATTCCTTCCGAAAGAGCTTCCCGAAGTCAATACTTTGGTCTATAATTCTTCTATTTGTGATGGGATTTATTGCTGGTGGATTTATTCTTGGTGCTGTTCACAATCCCATTCTGCTTGTCGTTGTTGTTATCCTCTTTGCCATTGTTGCTGCAGTATTCACATGGAATACTTGTTATGGAAGAAGTGCTATTGTTGGTTTCATTTCTCAGTACCCTGATGCTGAGCTTAGAACTGCAAAAGATGGTCAATTTGTTAAAGTATCTGGT GTAGTTACATGTGGAAATGTTCCTCTGGAATCTGCATTCCAGAAGGTTCCTAGATGTGTTTATACATCCACTAGCTTATACGAATACCGGGGTTGGGATTCAAAAGCTGCCAATCCAGAACATCGTCGTTTCACTTGGGGCCTTCGTTCCCTGGAG AGGCATGTTACGGATTTCTACATCTCTGACTTCCAATCTGGATTAAGGGCATTGGTGAAAACTGGATATGGTGCAAGAGTGACCCCTTATGTTGATGAATCTGTTGTTGTGGACATCAATCCATCAAATAGGGACATGTCCCCCGATTTTATCAGGTGGCTAACTGCCAGAAATCTATCCAGTGATGACAGAATAATGCGATTGAAAGAAGG GTATATAAAAGAAGGTAGCACGGTCAGTGTAATGGGAGTTGTCCAACGAAATGATAATGTCCTAATGATTGTTCCTCCGCCTGAGCCGTTTTCAACAGGATGTCAATGGGCTAAATGCATTCTTCCAGCCAGTCTGGATGGCGTTGTACTGAGATGCGAGGACAGTTCAAAGATTGATGTCATTCCAGTGTAG
- the LOC132603204 gene encoding pentatricopeptide repeat-containing protein At3g14730-like — MSQRTFLMKSLSIFKAKCQYSVNFSSIAYKSFDIKTLIVSLQSSANEKNIIGGKQIHCHMLRCGHLNLSPMPTTSLINMYSKCNSISNALSVFFTSPLDHNMFAYNAIIAGLIANDLPKRVFEFYFQMRVVGVMPDKFTFPCVLKACRNEVDVKKIHALVFKLGLEDDLFIGSALLHSYLMYGLVDFALDVFEDLPEREDVVLWNAMINGYAQTGEFGSALMVFRWMIEDGVVPNKFSITGILSALANYGEFYNGKVIHGFVIKMGFDLGVAISNALIDMYGKCSCVADAFEVFEMMDDKDIFSWNSIICVHEQCGDHDGTLRVFKRMLSTGVRPDLVSVTTTLPACAHLAALRHGREMHAYMIVNGLRKDAADKEYNDTYIDNAILDMYAKCGSMREAQLIFDTMNFKDVASWNIMIKGYGMHGFGVKVLELFSDMCSKAELRPDDVTFVGVLSACSHSGLVKQGREFLAQMQPKYGVVPSIEHYTSVIDMLGRAGQLEAAYELLLTMPIKANSVVWRAFLAACRLHGNSDLAEVAANQVLDLEPEHCGSYVILSNVYGQTGRYEEVLEVRDAMKLQNVRKTPGCSWIELHNGVHVFITADKSHPEGNLIYAGLNSLTARLCEHGYTPESDALESSP, encoded by the coding sequence ATGAGCCAAAGGACCTTCCTTATGAAATCTTTGTCAATATTTAAAGCAAAATGCCAATATTCAGTCAATTTTTCATCCATTGCTTACAAGTCTTTTGATATCAAGACTTTAATTGTATCACTTCAATCAAGTGCTAATGAAAAAAACATCATAGGAGGGAAAcaaattcattgccacatgcttAGATGTGGCCATTTGAATTTATCTCCAATGCCTACCACTAGCCTTATTAACATGTACTCGAAATGCAACTCGATATCCAATGCGTTATCGGTATTCTTTACTTCACCACTTGATCATAATATGTTTGCTTATAATGCTATAATAGCAGGGTTAATTGCCAATGACTTGCCTAAAAGAGTTTTTGAATTCTATTTCCAAATGAGGGTTGTTGGTGTCATGCCTGATAAATTCACTTTCCCTTGTGTGCTTAAGGCTTGTAGAAATGAAGTAGATGTGAAAAAGATTCACGCGTTAGTTTTTAAACTCGGGCTAGAGGATGATTTGTTCATCGGTAGTGCGTTGTTGCATAGTTATTTGATGTATGGGTTGGTGGATTTTGCGTTAGATGTGTTTGAGGATTTACCGGAGAGGGAAGATGTTGTGCTCTGGAATGCCATGATAAATGGCTATGCACAAACGGGTGAGTTTGGTAGTGCTTTGATGGTTTTTAGGTGGATGATTGAGGATGGGGTTGTTCCGAACAAGTTTAGCATAACGGGCATACTTTCAGCTCTGGCAAATTATGGGGAATTTTATAATGGAAAGGTGATACATGGGTTTGTGATAAAAATGGGATTTGATTTGGGGGTTGCTATTTCAAATGCACTAATAGACATGTATGGTAAATGTAGTTGTGTTGCTGATGCTTTCGAGGTTTTCGAGATGATGGATGATAAGGATATATTTTCATGGAACTCGATAATTTGTGTGCATGAACAATGTGGTGATCACGACGGAACACTGAGGGTTTTCAAAAGGATGTTGTCCACTGGAGTTCGTCCTGATTTGGTGTCTGTCACCACTACACTTCCTGCTTGTGCTCATTTAGCTGCATTGAGGCATGGTAGGGAGATGCATGCATACATGATAGTTAACGGTCTGAGGAAAGATGCCGCTGACAAAGAATACAATGATACTTACATTGACAATGCAATTTTGGACATGTATGCCAAATGTGGAAGCATGCGTGAAGCTCAGCTGATCTTTGATACGATGAATTTCAAAGATGTAGCGTCGTGGAACATTATGATTAAGGGGTATGGCATGCACGGATTTGGCGTCAAGGTGTTAGAATTGTTTTCTGATATGTGTAGTAAGGCAGAATTGAGGCCTGATGATGTCACATTTGTTGGGGTTTTGTCAGCTTGCAGCCATTCAGGTCTTGTGAAACAGGGGAGAGAATTTCTTGCACAAATGCAGCCGAAGTATGGCGTGGTGCCTTCTATTGAACATTACACCTCTGTGATTGACATGCTAGGTCGTGCTGGGCAGCTTGAAGCTGCTTATGAGTTGTTATTAACAATGCCCATTAAGGCCAATTCTGTAGTATGGAGAGCATTCTTGGCTGCCTGCCGTCTCCATGGTAATTCCGATCTAGCTGAGGTTGCTGCTAATCAGGTACTTGATCTTGAACCAGAGCATTGTGGAAGTTATGTCATATTATCAAATGTTTATGGACAGACTGGTCGCTATGAAGAGGTATTAGAGGTACGAGATGCAATGAAGCTACAAAATGTAAGGAAGACACCTGGTTGCAGTTGGATTGAACTTCATAATGGTGTCCATGTCTTTATCACTGCTGATAAGTCACATCCCGAAGGCAACCTTATTTATGCTGGATTGAATTCTTTAACTGCTCGATTGTGTGAGCATGGTTATACACCAGAATCTGATGCCTTGGAAAGCAGTCCATGA
- the LOC132603205 gene encoding RNA-binding KH domain-containing protein PEPPER-like: MASTEEQTQNGSVQEQETLITTTLETNQEPQNPQIIQEETLKDEPATTTTTEVVSVEKPKWPGWPGSCVFRLVVPVLKVGSIIGRKGELVKKMCEETGAKIRVLDGPVSSPDRIVLISGKEEPEAALSPAMDAVIRIFRRVSGLSEGEGDGDLPGAAGAAFCSIRLLVASTQAVNLIGKQGSLIKPIQQNTGASIRVLSNDEMSIYATPDEKIVEIQGEALKVLKALESVIGHLRKFLVDHSVLPLFEKSYNAPAVQEREAEPWSERTMLSTSRAGLGDYPPRQGLGDYPPRQGLGDYPPRQGLGDYPPRQGLGDYPPPTKRDSQFSERESQLDSHYHPAGLSLYGKDPALSLYGQDPALSGTRTSGVGRAGNSVITQISQTVQMQIPLAFAEDIIGIGGANIAYIRRTSGAILTVQESRGLADEITVEIKGSSSQVQTAQQLMQEFMGSHKESLPSSYGQLDTGSRQSSYSNLGSGSYPSSSYGGQQYGGGYGSSFGAGGGYNSYRS, from the exons ATGGCTTCCACAGAAGAACAAACCCAAAATGGCTCTGTGCAAGAACAAGAAACCCTTATTACAACAACCTTGGAAACAAACCAAGAACCTCAAAATCCTCAAATAATACAAGAAGAAACACTAAAGGATGAACcagctactactactactacagaGGTTGTTTCAGTAGAGAAACCAAAGTGGCCTGGTTGGCCTGGTAGTTGTGTTTTTAGGTTGGTTGTACCTGTGCTTAAAGTTGGTAGTATTATTGGGAGAAAAGGTGAGCTTGTTAAGAAGATGTGTGAAGAAACTGGGGCGAAGATTCGCGTTCTTGATGGGCCTGTTTCTTCGCCTGATCGCATT GTTCTAATATCGGGGAAAGAAGAACCCGAGGCAGCATTATCCCCTGCGATGGATGCTGTAATAAGAATATTCAGACGTGTCAGTGGACTGTCCGAAGGTGAAGGTGATGGCGACCTACCTGGAGCTGCTGGGGCTGCATTCTGCTCCATCAGACTACTTGTAGCATCAACACAAGCTGTGAACTTAATAGGAAAGCAAGGGTCTTTAATCAAGCCTATCCAGCAAAACACTGGTGCCTCCATTCGAGTTCTTTCCAATG ATGAGATGTCAATCTATGCGACTCCGGATGAGAAAATTGTGGAAATTCAAGGTGAAGCTCTTAAGGTTCTTAAAGCTTTGGAATCAGTGATTGGGCACCTTAGAAAGTTCTTGGTGGATCATAGCGTTCTTCCTTTGTTTGAAAAGAGC TACAATGCACCTGCCGTTCAGGAGCGCGAAGCTGAGCCTTGGTCCGAGAGGACGATGCTTAGCACCTCACGAGCGGGACTTGGTGATTATCCTCCTCGACAAGGACTTGGTGATTATCCTCCTCGACAAGGACTTGGTGACTATCCTCCTCGACAAGGACTTGGTGATTATCCACCCCGACAAGGACTTGGTGATTATCCACCTCCAACAAAGAGGGATTCTCAATTTTCTGAACGCGAAAGCCAGTTGGACTCACACTATCATCCTGCTGGACTTTCACTGTATGGGAAAGACCCTGCACTTTCATTGTATGGACAAGATCCTGCACTTTCTGGAACTCGCACTTCAGGTGTTGGTCGTGCTGGGAATTCTGTTATTACTCAG ATTTCCCAAACCGTTCAAATGCAAATACCACTAGCTTTTGCAGAAGATATCATTGGCATTGGGGGAGCTAATATTGCTTATATACGACGTACTAGTGGTGCCATTCTTACAGTTCAAGAAAGTAGGGGCTTAGCTGATGAAATCACGGTGGAAATAAAAGGGTCGTCATCACAGGTTCAGACAGCCCAGCAACTTATGCAG GAATTTATGGGTAGCCACAAAGAATCACTTCCGAGCAGTTATGGCCAGTTAGATACAGGCTCAAGGCAGTCTTCTTACTCTAACCTAGGCAGTGGGTCCTACCCCTCATCTTCATACGGCGGACAGCAATATGGCGGTGGCTATGGATCATCATTCGGTGCAGGAGGAGGGTACAATAGCTACAGGTCATGA